ATCATATGACCTGGAGTCAACTTTGTCGTCGGCCACAAGATTACCCTCATCCATTGAGGCCAGCAGAAGTTGTTTTTTTCTAAGTCTATTTAAGGATTGATTATGAGCAATCCGATAAATCCAAGTTTTGAAACTAGCGCGCCCTTCAAAACGTTGAATACTGTTAAATACATTCAACATTGTGTCACTCACAGCTTCTTCAGCCTCTTCAATAGATCCGAGGTATCTGAAACAAACTTGTATCAGCTTTGTGTGATATCGATGAAAGATCACTTCGTATGCGGTCGTCACATAAGGAAGTTGTATACGAGTTATACGTACAAGTTCATCGTCATCTAGCTTCGACAACCTTTCTGATACAAGGCTTTTATTTTGCCTCGTATTTTTCATGATAAATGTTCCCTAAGAGTCTTCCCATCTATCAGCTAACTTGGTCATAGTATATTTTTGTGTGAGTAAGTCTTGATTCGGAATGCTTAATTGTAGGCCTTCCTTATTTTCAATAATGGTATTGACTGTGCTGACCTGAACAACGTTACCTAAGAAACCA
The sequence above is a segment of the Paraglaciecola sp. L3A3 genome. Coding sequences within it:
- a CDS encoding sigma-70 family RNA polymerase sigma factor, translating into MKNTRQNKSLVSERLSKLDDDELVRITRIQLPYVTTAYEVIFHRYHTKLIQVCFRYLGSIEEAEEAVSDTMLNVFNSIQRFEGRASFKTWIYRIAHNQSLNRLRKKQLLLASMDEGNLVADDKVDSRSYDEKELINIALAKLSIEERSIVVFRIVSDLKFNEIAEIVGQNLSTVKMRYKRALEKMASTDINS